The following proteins are co-located in the Telopea speciosissima isolate NSW1024214 ecotype Mountain lineage chromosome 9, Tspe_v1, whole genome shotgun sequence genome:
- the LOC122639795 gene encoding uncharacterized protein LOC122639795 yields the protein MGLVKIHHWIAVDSSNSRHISHFPSLDGLGREDKEILGMDSGDDSDDCKIAEVGCEVGTLDGQMCSIPYELYDLPDLKEILSLETWNSCLTDDDRLSLSAFLPDMDQQTFWLTMKDLLAGNEMFFGSPLGEFFERLKSGFYPPKVTHLREGLQFLQRRTYYHFLKSYHENMCRTFLDMKRVWNLCQPSINVEERIHIWRTKKNDMRMDPFDLNAYPLDGDLLSKEVSTKTVVCPLSKKTKYIDSEGSNTHHFPPVPNGMKLVVAPNTSAKGVLKIKPVGMNSFQTHLPKSVFSDSWPQCRPAPKGVLKIVPKGISGRQEQQRKMLVQAEPTQLIEAPVLQMSRFSPSTASLYRWDTGEHDEESPFLHQTVGGRKAYRNPELPDCITDRERVEFLSNTIGSSRNLESSIRKPKRVKDQSFDAITDLHEHKLFGGDPGPWNSDEGSPKGGHRLSRNPVDIKRYSCEDESPWQNFGRESIESSQSSLEPYTFSAEYYQGKRHMAPSQQEHSTMYPRISEVVSRPLDVSIREGEMLKTSLDRSKRHRDVGLGGSHKPHDPLTISEGFRDGIMFPITYKRRKAQTKLNSLDLVKPLTAGADLKSATLKEANHHIGESAKAVKIKFKNWKDKSIDKQGISNGLQHGSPSA from the coding sequence ATGGGCCTTGTGAAGATTCACCATTGGATAGCTGTGGATAGTAGCAATTCTAGACACATTTCTCACTTCCCGAGCTTAGATGGCCTGGGGAGAGAAGATAAAGAAATTTTAGGAATGGACTCGGGAGATGATTCTGATGACTGCAAAATTGCAGAAGTGGGATGTGAGGTGGGAACACTTGACGGTCAGATGTGTAGCATTCCTTATGAACTGTATGATCTGCCAGATCTAAAGGAAATACTATCCTTAGAAACATGGAATTCCTGTTTAACAGATGATGACAGGCTCTCCCTCTCTGCATTTCTCCCGGATATGGACCAGCAGACTTTTTGGCTGACCATGAAGGATTTACTTGCTGGTAATGAAATGTTCTTTGGCAGTCCATTGGGAGAATTTTTTGAAAGATTAAAAAGTGGTTTCTATCCTCCGAAAGTGACTCATCTCAGAGAAGGTCTACAGTTTCTACAAAGGAGAACATATTATCATTTCTTAAAATCATATCATGAAAATATGTGTCGGACATTTTTAGACATGAAAAGGGTGTGGAATCTATGCCAACCTAGCATAAATGTCGAGGAAAGGATCCATATTTGGAGGACAAAGAAGAATGACATGCGCATGGATCCATTCGATCTTAATGCATATCCTCTGGATGGAGATCTTTTAAGCAAGGAGGTCAGCACTAAAACAGTTGTATGCCCTTTGTCAAAGAAGACAAAGTATATAGACAGTGAAGGATCAAATACCCATCATTTCCCACCTGTTCCCAACGGAATGAAATTAGTTGTTGCTCCAAACACTAGTGCAAAGGGGGTTCTGAAAATAAAGCCAGTTGGAATGAATTCCTTCCAAACACATCTTCCAAAATCAGTGTTTAGTGATAGTTGGCCACAATGTAGGCCTGCACCAAAGGGGGTGTTGAAAATTGTACCTAAAGGCATTTCTGGTCGACAGGAACAACAGAGGAAAATGCTTGTGCAAGCGGAACCAACTCAATTGATTGAAGCTCCAGTGTTACAGATGTCGAGATTCTCTCCTTCGACAGCATCCTTGTATCGATGGGACACAGGGGAACATGATGAGGAGTCACCATTTCTACATCAAACAGTCGGTGGTAGAAAAGCTTATAGAAATCCTGAGTTGCCTGATTGCATAACAGATCGGGAGAGAGTTGAATTTCTTAGTAATACCATTGGATCAAGCAGAAATTTAGAAAGCTCTATCAGAAAGCCAAAGCGAGTAAAGGATCAGTCATTTGATGCCATCACAGATTTACATGAACACAAATTGTTTGGGGGGGACCCTGGCCCATGGAACAGTGATGAAGGTAGCCCCAAAGGAGGGCATCGGTTGTCGAGGAATCCTGTGGACATAAAGAGGTATAGTTGTGAAGATGAAAGCCCTTGGCAGAATTTTGGCCGGGAAAGTATAGAATCTTCCCAGAGTTCCCTGGAACCATACACATTTTCAGCTGAATATTACCAAGGGAAACGGCATATGGCACCTTCGCAACAGGAACATAGCACTATGTATCCAAGAATTTCAGAGGTGGTTTCCAGGCCCTTGGATGTTAGCATTAGGGAGGGTGAAATGTTGAAAACATCTTTGGATCGGTCGAAGAGGCACAGAGATGTTGGTCTTGGAGGATCGCATAAACCACATGATCCACTAACTATCTCTGAGGGTTTCCGAGATGGCATTATGTTCCCTATAACATACAAACGAAGAAAAGCTCAAACAAAGCTTAACTCATTAGATCTTGTTAAGCCACTGACCGCTGGTGCTGATTTGAAATCTGCAACACTGAAGGAAGCAAACCACCATATTGGGGAAAGTGCAAAGGCTGTAAAGATAAAGTTTAAGAACTGGAAAGATAAATCCATTGACAAACAAGGAATCTCGAATGGGCTACAGCATGGTTCCCCATCtgcatga